Within the Micromonospora citrea genome, the region GCCACCGGCACCCAGCGCACGCCGCGCAGCCAGGAGGCCGCCACGAATCCGGCCAGGTCGGTCACCGCGCCGCCGCCGACCCCCACCACCGCGTCGGAGCGGGTGAATCCGGCCTCGCCCAGCCGGTCCCAGCAGGCCGCGGCGACGTCGATGTGCTTGCCCGCCTCGGCGTCCGGCACCTCGATCGGCAGCGGGGCGGCGCCGGCCGCCCGCAGCCGGCCGCCGATCGCGTCGGCCAACTCCTTCAGCGGGGGCGCGTGCAGCACCGCCACCCGGGTCGCGCCCGGCAGCAGCCCGGGCAGCGTGTCGAGCAGGTCGCGTCCCACCAGCACGTCGTACGGGCGCTCGCCGCCGACCGGGATCCGGGTCACCTCGTCCATCGCCGGCAGCCTAGTCCAGCCGCCCCCCGGCCGACCGCGGTTGTCCACGTGGTGGCCACACCGGCACACCCCGGATCCGTCGCCGAGCGGCGGCGCGCCGCCGGCGTCCCGGTCAGCCCGGCGTACGCCCGGCCCAGTCGGCCAGCCGGCGGGCGTGCTCGGCGACGGCGGCGCGCAGCGCGTCGGGGTGCCGCACGGTGAACGGCCACCCCAGCCCGGCCAGCAGTCGGGCCATGCCGTCCAGGTTCTCGGCGCGGGCACGCAACAGCACCCCGCCGGCGTCGGCCGACAACTCCGCCACGCTCGGCGGGATGCGACGGCGGGCGGTCGCCAGGTCCACCTCCAGCACCACCTCGACCTCGTGGGCGTACGGCACGCCGGCCAGCGAGCGGGTCACGTGGGCCACCGGGTCGAACCCGTCGGGCACGGTGAAGGTCTCCTCCCCCGTCTCCACCGCGTCGATCCGGTCGAGCCGGAACGTGCGCACCTCCCCGCGCAGGTGGTCGTGCCCGGTGACGTACCACCGGCCGGCGTGGAAGACCAGGCCGTACGGGTCGAGTCCCCGCCGGGTGGCCGTGCCGGACCAGGACCGGTAGTCCAGGCGCACCCGCCGCCGGTGCCGCGCCGCCGCCCCGAGGGTGAGCAGCGTCCCGGTGGCCGGGCGGGCCTCCGTCGCGGAGCGACGCAGCGTGAAGCCGAGGTGCTCCTGCACGGCGGCCAGCCGGTCGCCCAGCGCGGGCGGGAGCACCCGGCGGATCTTGGCCAGCGCGGTGGCCGTGGCCGGCTCCTCGGTGCCCAGCCCGAGCCGCTCGGCGGCGGCCAGGCCGAGCAGCACCGCCACCGCCTCGTCGTCGGTGAGCATCAGCGGTGGCAGCTTGTAGCCGGGGCGCAGCCGGTAGCCGCCGTGGCGGCCCCGCTCGGCGGCCACCGGGATGCCCAGGTCGGCCAGGGTTGCCGCGTAGCGCCGCACGGTGCGCTCGTCGACGCCCAGCCGGCGGGCCAACTCGGCCCCCGTGAGCCGGTGGTGGCTCTGGAGCAGCTCCAGCATCCCGAGCACCCGGGCGGCGGGATGTGACACGGCGCACTCCTGAAAAGCGGGCGGAAACCGTCCGGATTCGATCGTACGGTATTCCGGAGCAACGACAGAGGGAGATCGCAGATGGCGACGTTCGTGCTGGTTCCGGGGTTCTGGCTGGGTGGCTGGGCGTGGCGGGAGGTCACCTCCGCGCTGCGCGAACGGGGGCACGAGGTGCACCCGGTGACGCTGACCGGGGTGGCCGAGCGCGCCCACCTCGCCGGTCCCGAGGTGGGGCTGGAGACGCACACCACCGACATCGTCCGGCTGATCGAGATGGAGGACCTGCACGACGTGGTGCTGGTCGGGCACTCCGGGGGCGGGCTGCCGGTGACCCAGGCGGCGGACCGCGTCCCGGACCGGATCGCCCGGGTGGTCTACGTGGAGAGCGGGCCGATGCCGGACGGCATGTCGCAGTTCGACAGCAACCCGCCGGAGGAGCAGGAGCGGCTGCGCGCCCGGATCGGCGACGGGCACCTGTTGCCCCCGCCCGCCTGGGACCCGGCCGAGGACCCGGAGAACCTGG harbors:
- a CDS encoding helix-turn-helix transcriptional regulator, whose product is MSHPAARVLGMLELLQSHHRLTGAELARRLGVDERTVRRYAATLADLGIPVAAERGRHGGYRLRPGYKLPPLMLTDDEAVAVLLGLAAAERLGLGTEEPATATALAKIRRVLPPALGDRLAAVQEHLGFTLRRSATEARPATGTLLTLGAAARHRRRVRLDYRSWSGTATRRGLDPYGLVFHAGRWYVTGHDHLRGEVRTFRLDRIDAVETGEETFTVPDGFDPVAHVTRSLAGVPYAHEVEVVLEVDLATARRRIPPSVAELSADAGGVLLRARAENLDGMARLLAGLGWPFTVRHPDALRAAVAEHARRLADWAGRTPG
- a CDS encoding alpha/beta fold hydrolase translates to MATFVLVPGFWLGGWAWREVTSALRERGHEVHPVTLTGVAERAHLAGPEVGLETHTTDIVRLIEMEDLHDVVLVGHSGGGLPVTQAADRVPDRIARVVYVESGPMPDGMSQFDSNPPEEQERLRARIGDGHLLPPPAWDPAEDPENLAGLDPAALELLRRRTTPHPLRAATDPVRRTGGRTVPTALVASTFPLEVVEGMIAQGHPFFAGLAGGQLHALPTGHWPMLSEPKRLADVLDRIAGS